The proteins below come from a single Perca flavescens isolate YP-PL-M2 chromosome 8, PFLA_1.0, whole genome shotgun sequence genomic window:
- the LOC114560616 gene encoding calcitonin-1 codes for MVMLKISAFLVAYALVICQMYCSQAAPARPGLESMSDRVTLTDYEARRLLNAIVKEFVQMTAEELEQQATEGNSMDRPLTKRCSNLSTCVLGKLSQDLHKLQTFPRTNVGAGTPGKKRSAPESDSYASYGETFDSI; via the exons ATGGTtatgttgaagatctctgctttcCTCGTTGCCTACGCCCTGGTCATTTGCCAGATGTACTGCTCACAAGCCGCCCCTGCCAG ACCGGGTTTAGAGTCCATGTCAGACCGAGTCACGCTCACGGACTACGAGGCGCGAAGGTTACTCAACGCCATCGTCAAGGAGTTTGTGCAGATGACGGCGGAGGAGCTGGAGCAGCAGGCAACTGAAGGAAACAG CATGGACAGGCCCCTAACCAAGCGGTGCTCCAACCTCAGCACCTGTGTGTTGGGCAAACTGTCTCAGGATCTGCACAAGTTGCAGACGTTCCCTCGCACGAACGTGGGAGCAGGAACGCCCGGCAAGAAGCGCAGTGCGCCTGAGAGCGACAGCTATGCAAGCTACGGCGAGACGTTTGACAGCATCTAA